Within the Dolichospermum compactum NIES-806 genome, the region CTTTAACTCAACAAGCATCCCAAGCTGTTACTAAATTAAATAATGAGTTAGGGGGAATTTCTGAAAAGTTAGCCAATTCAATTGTCACAATTCAGCAGTTTCAACAAGAAACATTAGGAAAATTGAATAACTTTGCTAATAGTTTAAAATCTACTTTACATGATTTTCAAACAGATACCACAGGAGTTTTAGAAAAAACAGGTATTGCAATTAGTAATGCAGTAGAAAAAAGTATTGAAGGAATGGAATCGCAACGTCAAGCATTTGAAGAAAGTGCAGAAAAAGCTGCAAATACATTTACAGGTATTCGAGAAGATTTAGAACAATCTTTAACAACTCAAGCTGAACAACAAAAACAAATGTTAGAGAGTGTTTATTCTGTATTCTCAAATATACTAAATCAAGCAAATGATAATTTCACAGTTCAGACACAAACTTTAGAAACTGTTGGTAAAGAAGCATCACAATTAATGAATAATGCTAAGGATAACTTAGAAAGTACATTAACTAATATTGATGAAACGTTGCAAAATACTCGCATTACAGTACAAGAGGAATTACAAACATTTAGAGTCCAGTATCAAGACAGTTTAACTCAATTCTTTAATGATCAAAATCAATTATTAGAAAGTACATTAGGAACACAACGGGATGCTTTATCAGAAGTTGTAACTGATTTACGCAATGCTTTTGCAGAAGAAACCCAACGTAGACAATCATTAATGGATGATTTGAGTCATACCATAAACCAAGTTAAAACAGGTATTGCTGAAATTAATCAAGTAGGTATTGCTATGCACGAAAGAATTCAATCTATTGAAAAACTAACTACCGCTATGGGATTACACTCAGGAGAAAGATTAACCCAATTACAAGAGTTATCTCGGAATGTTGGTACAGCAACTCAAGAATTTAATCTTCTTCTTCATAATTGGGAAAATCATCTTAATAACTATATGGATACTTCAACAAAATGGCAAACTAAATTCTTTAATGAAGCTGATGAATCAATGTCAAAAGTATGTAGTGGTTTACTAGAAACTGCTAATGTTTTAGTCAAAATTGAAAATAATCGTCAATTAATGAACGATTAATTTTTTAAGTAATTAAATCATACAATTAGGTAAATTATCTCATGTTAAATCCTTTACAATTTCAAAATAATCACAATGATCAAGATGAAGAAAGTTCTGCAACTTATCTTTCTATTGGTGATTTAATGTCAGGATTACTGATGTTTTTTGCTCTGCTTTTTATTACTGCTTTAGTTCAATTGAATGAAGCTCAAAAAGATATTACCAGAATTTTAATAGGTGAATTAGAAGGTCAACTAAAAGCGAATAATATTCAAGCCTCAATTGATCCAAATACTGGTGATATTAGCTTGAGAGATAACATACTATTTGAAACTAATAGTGCTAAATTAAATCCTCAAGGTGAAAAAACATTACAAAAACTGATACCAGTTTATAGCAAAGTAATTTTTGAAACTCCCAGAGTTAAAGATCAAGTTGAACGAGTAATTATTGAAGGTCATACCAGTGCTTATGGTAAGTCTGATTTTAATATGGAATTAAGTTTAATGAGAGCATGGGAAGTTTCTAAATATACTTTGTATAAAATGCCATTTTCTAATACATCTCATAAATCGCAATTAGAGAAAAAAATCATGGTAGTAGGGAGAGGGGAAAATGATTCAAAATCAGGAGATTTATCAACAGATAGAAAGGTAGTATTTCGGATTCAATTTAAGGGGCAAGATTTAGGTCAGTTAAATACAGGAAAAAAGTAGGAAGTTATGCTTAATAAAAATCTCGGCGAAATTACTCCACCTGACTATAAACCTCATAGATTAATCACTCTTGCTAAAAAACAAAAAGTAGGTAATATTAACCTAGATATATTAGTATTAAAAGAAAAAATTAATGATAATAAAATCAATGAAATTACTTTTGTAGAATGGATATGGTGTATTGATAATGATCAACCTTGGGAAAAGTTACAGGATTCAGAAAAACAAGAATTATCTTTAAAAATTTGGAATATTTCTTTGGAAATAGAATGGTTATATTTTACATTAATTCGTCGTTTAGCTTGGTGTTATAGTGGTCAAAAAAATGTCATAGCATCTTATTTGAAAAAGAGTTTTCCTATTTGGAGTAAATCAATTTATTTAAAAGATAATTTAGCAATTAAAATTCTGGTTGCTTTAGGAACAGATTACCCTAAACAAGAACTGGTTAAAATTACCTGCAATCACAATTTAACTCGGAACGAATTATTAAATAAAATAAATAATGTTTTGCCAAATCTTCCAATCTTAAAAGATTATCTCTTAGAAATTGCTCCTTATTTTCCTAAAATGCATCCGATTACTTTAGATAAAGTTAACTGGTTATTACGTTGTTTTGATCAAATGGAGGAAATAATACAAATTGCAGCAGTTGAATATATATTAAATCATGTTTCTACTAGCATAGCTGGTACTTTTCCTGAGTTGGTTAATTGGTTAAAACAAAATTATAATAATTCTCAAAAACAATCAAAATTATCAGATAAAGCTAAACAAAAATTTAGAGATTGGGTTGGTGCAATTAATTATAATGATTTTCGCCAATTAGTAGATTTAATTATTAATAGGGTTAGCATTACAGAAAAAGAGGAAAAACAATTAACAAGACGGCAAGGTTTTTGGGCTAACTATAGTAATAGTTTTATGAGAATTAAAATTTTACTTCCTATGCAATCTTATCAAATAATTAATGATTTGCTGCGAGAAGATCAAGATGTAAAAAAATTGGAATTTGATGGCAGTGATGCTACAGAAATATGTATATTTGATTTAGGAGATAAAGGTTTTATTGTTGAATTTTTTAGAGGTAGAGGCAGTGAAACTAGATTATTTCCTAAAAAAGATGATATCGAAAGAATTTTATTCGGTTCAAGATCATTATCAGTAAAAAAAATCAGATCATTAGGTGGAGAAGCGCATGATCATGTTCTGGGTTGGCAATGGTCTTGTGAAAAATTATTGAGAGAAAAATATCAGATTTTACCAAATACAGGAACTACATATTTTATTGGTTTACACGAAATATATGGTAGATATAATAGAGGTTTACCTGAACTATCTACTGAAAATAAATATAAACGCCAAGAACAACTACAACAATGGAGAGGTATAATTAACAGACTAGAATCAGATGCCAGGCGATCGCAATTTTGATAAACTTTAATTGATATATAATTAATAATTATGACAGATATTTTTGAAAAACCATCAATAGAAAGTTTACTTAATGAAATTGTCGCTTTAAATCATAGCTGGAAAGCTGCGGTAGAATTATTTGGAGATGATACTCCTTTAGCCCAAAGCGCGAGAGATTTAAAAGGATGTTTACAGGTAAGGTTATTACATACTTATCCAGATCAGGTTTGTTTGATCATAGATAAAGACACCTCTGAACAAGCAGGAGAAGACTTATATAGTTTGCGCTTACTAACACCTATCAATAATCGTTATGATGCTGAACATTTACCTGTAAGAGTTGCTAAAAAATTACTTACTGAAGAAGAAATTAAAGCGTTAACTAAACAATATTGAGTTAATTAGAATATCCTACGAGAAATTAAAAAAGACAGGTATTAAACCTACTCTGTTTATAACTCGTAATATACCCGACTTCTCT harbors:
- a CDS encoding EH signature domain-containing protein produces the protein MLNKNLGEITPPDYKPHRLITLAKKQKVGNINLDILVLKEKINDNKINEITFVEWIWCIDNDQPWEKLQDSEKQELSLKIWNISLEIEWLYFTLIRRLAWCYSGQKNVIASYLKKSFPIWSKSIYLKDNLAIKILVALGTDYPKQELVKITCNHNLTRNELLNKINNVLPNLPILKDYLLEIAPYFPKMHPITLDKVNWLLRCFDQMEEIIQIAAVEYILNHVSTSIAGTFPELVNWLKQNYNNSQKQSKLSDKAKQKFRDWVGAINYNDFRQLVDLIINRVSITEKEEKQLTRRQGFWANYSNSFMRIKILLPMQSYQIINDLLREDQDVKKLEFDGSDATEICIFDLGDKGFIVEFFRGRGSETRLFPKKDDIERILFGSRSLSVKKIRSLGGEAHDHVLGWQWSCEKLLREKYQILPNTGTTYFIGLHEIYGRYNRGLPELSTENKYKRQEQLQQWRGIINRLESDARRSQF
- a CDS encoding OmpA/MotB family protein, translating into MLNPLQFQNNHNDQDEESSATYLSIGDLMSGLLMFFALLFITALVQLNEAQKDITRILIGELEGQLKANNIQASIDPNTGDISLRDNILFETNSAKLNPQGEKTLQKLIPVYSKVIFETPRVKDQVERVIIEGHTSAYGKSDFNMELSLMRAWEVSKYTLYKMPFSNTSHKSQLEKKIMVVGRGENDSKSGDLSTDRKVVFRIQFKGQDLGQLNTGKK